A single genomic interval of Cyanobacteria bacterium GSL.Bin1 harbors:
- a CDS encoding CPBP family intramembrane metalloprotease: MTLKRFILIILTLFAVGKIILSLGSSLSQPQIQARLELYQVNLALHVTALDTGSENSQLSSQAVLGETPYADAQQKYEETLEFAKSRRSDLKAQLKELSGESLLSDTSEISLAQVPDLSPQQQQLTAAIQELNGFIAELELKIGILQAKQGNITTALKTWQGVQQEFSESSRFQEISRTASMLSGLWQTPPQIADTAETEIKNGLDGWFQDEALSRLYELEENQTALTTLQATRQEKAERALFKLGIVTGLPLIGGLIGFGLLLFFLSQWLIQGKDAVLATNADVKWETPWNWEVTWQVLVVGFFFIGQILLPLVIGIAGINPTGWAIRGKALFVLVTYFLMTAGGLTVLYFSIRDYLPLPEGWFQFRGNNWLVWGIGGYLAAIPLVVIISIVNQQIWQGQGGSNPLLFLAVKAQDPIALLIFFSTAAIAAPLFEEMIFRGFFLPSLTRYFPVWGAIVLSSLLFSIAHLSLSEVLPLTALGLVLGIVYTRSRNILASMIVHSLWNTGTLLSLFVLGSGVN, encoded by the coding sequence ATGACCCTGAAACGCTTTATCTTAATTATCCTGACCCTATTTGCAGTGGGTAAAATTATTCTATCTTTAGGGAGTAGCCTTTCCCAGCCGCAAATTCAAGCACGATTAGAACTATACCAAGTTAATCTTGCCTTGCATGTTACTGCTTTAGATACTGGCAGTGAAAATTCTCAGCTATCTTCCCAAGCGGTATTAGGAGAAACCCCCTATGCCGATGCCCAGCAAAAGTATGAAGAAACGTTAGAGTTTGCTAAAAGCCGACGCTCAGATCTCAAAGCACAATTAAAAGAATTGTCAGGAGAGAGTTTACTGAGTGATACCTCAGAGATAAGTCTTGCGCAAGTCCCTGATTTGTCCCCGCAGCAACAGCAGTTAACAGCAGCGATTCAAGAACTTAATGGTTTTATTGCTGAATTAGAGTTAAAAATTGGGATTTTACAAGCGAAACAGGGCAACATTACAACTGCATTAAAAACTTGGCAAGGAGTACAACAGGAGTTTTCCGAAAGCTCTCGCTTTCAAGAAATTTCTCGTACTGCTAGTATGTTGTCTGGATTATGGCAAACCCCCCCGCAAATTGCAGATACCGCAGAAACCGAAATCAAAAATGGTCTCGATGGTTGGTTTCAAGATGAAGCCCTCAGCCGACTGTATGAGTTAGAAGAGAATCAAACCGCACTGACGACTCTGCAAGCAACGCGGCAAGAAAAAGCAGAACGGGCACTATTCAAGTTAGGAATTGTGACGGGTTTACCCTTAATTGGCGGCTTAATTGGCTTTGGTTTATTACTTTTCTTCCTCAGCCAATGGCTGATTCAAGGGAAAGACGCTGTGCTAGCAACCAACGCCGATGTGAAGTGGGAAACGCCTTGGAATTGGGAAGTGACTTGGCAAGTTTTAGTGGTCGGCTTTTTCTTTATTGGTCAAATTTTACTGCCGTTAGTGATTGGCATTGCTGGCATTAATCCTACGGGTTGGGCAATTCGGGGGAAGGCTTTATTTGTCTTAGTAACCTATTTTTTAATGACCGCAGGGGGGCTAACCGTCCTTTATTTTTCCATCCGTGATTATTTACCGCTGCCAGAAGGTTGGTTTCAATTTAGGGGCAATAACTGGCTGGTTTGGGGAATTGGGGGCTATTTAGCGGCAATTCCTTTAGTTGTAATTATCTCGATTGTGAACCAGCAAATTTGGCAAGGACAAGGGGGCAGTAATCCTCTCTTATTTTTGGCGGTAAAAGCCCAAGATCCGATCGCGCTGTTGATCTTTTTTAGCACTGCTGCCATTGCTGCACCTCTGTTTGAAGAGATGATTTTCCGCGGCTTTTTTCTCCCCTCTCTCACCCGCTACTTTCCCGTGTGGGGCGCAATTGTCTTGAGTAGTTTGCTCTTTTCTATTGCCCATTTGAGCTTATCGGAAGTTTTACCGTTAACGGCGTTAGGTTTAGTTTTAGGCATCGTGTATACGCGATCGCGCAATATTCTCGCTTCAATGATCGTTCACAGTTTATGGAATACTGGGACGTTACTCAGTTTATTTGTCTTAGGAAGTGGGGTTAATTAA
- a CDS encoding histidine phosphatase family protein, whose amino-acid sequence MSLHLYFLRHGETTHSQTGGYCGVLDPELTAEGLEMAQAFAEAYRSLPWRAVFASPMKRTIATAKPLCEATGLEMQLREGIRELNYGKWEDQTPETVKELYADDYISWLTEPAWNPPTGGETAVQVASRAALVIAEIEEKYPDGQVLVVSHKATIRILLCSLLGIDLGRYRDRIFMPVSALSIVKFDIHGPLLQRLGDRAHLPSPLRDRPEA is encoded by the coding sequence ATGAGTTTACATTTATATTTTCTACGTCATGGTGAGACCACCCACAGCCAAACGGGAGGATATTGCGGAGTCCTGGATCCGGAATTGACGGCAGAAGGGTTGGAAATGGCGCAAGCTTTTGCGGAGGCTTACCGTTCCCTTCCTTGGCGTGCGGTTTTTGCTAGTCCGATGAAACGGACGATCGCGACAGCAAAACCCCTGTGTGAGGCAACGGGGTTGGAAATGCAATTGCGCGAGGGGATTCGAGAGCTCAACTACGGCAAATGGGAGGATCAGACGCCGGAGACGGTGAAAGAGCTTTATGCTGATGATTATATTAGTTGGTTGACCGAACCGGCTTGGAATCCGCCGACGGGTGGGGAAACGGCGGTGCAAGTGGCGAGTCGGGCGGCTTTAGTGATTGCGGAAATTGAGGAAAAGTATCCGGATGGTCAGGTGCTGGTGGTGTCTCATAAGGCGACGATTCGGATTCTGCTGTGCAGTTTGTTAGGCATTGATTTGGGTCGCTATCGCGATCGCATTTTTATGCCGGTATCTGCCCTTAGTATTGTCAAGTTTGATATTCATGGGCCCTTACTGCAACGGTTGGGCGATCGCGCTCATCTTCCTTCTCCCTTGCGCGATCGACCCGAAGCCTGA
- a CDS encoding DUF541 domain-containing protein, which produces MQLTPYRFPSPLIVIVSTLFWTSLTSIASATPLASTVLEREMISSGDHQLPLERNRQLAQLFYPKPSENQTIQVIGIGEASQSADRAAFTIRFTPKGDSPSSLEGMGVPISMADLEPFVDALKAEGIAVSETQIAQSNPQMLPFPLPGNSDSDGTAIMVSLENPQPEDLDNVIEIIRTVEKQSDRLSLKTAEVQFELDNCTGLEQETYQAAVKDAQNRAQAIADSIGATLDIPAVSEPFYSLALPGCSIKTFSFLNEPQTYEPGMATELQITRQLFFTYPITKALQ; this is translated from the coding sequence ATGCAATTAACCCCATATCGCTTTCCCTCTCCCTTAATTGTGATTGTCTCGACTCTCTTCTGGACAAGTCTGACTAGTATTGCCAGTGCTACCCCCCTTGCATCAACCGTTTTGGAGAGGGAAATGATTTCCTCTGGTGATCATCAGCTGCCTTTAGAGCGCAATCGTCAACTCGCTCAATTGTTTTACCCAAAACCCAGCGAGAATCAAACGATTCAAGTGATTGGAATTGGTGAAGCTAGCCAAAGCGCTGATCGCGCTGCTTTTACCATACGTTTTACACCAAAAGGAGACAGTCCTTCTTCTTTAGAAGGGATGGGAGTCCCGATATCGATGGCAGACCTTGAACCCTTTGTTGATGCTTTAAAGGCGGAAGGGATAGCGGTGAGTGAAACCCAAATAGCACAATCAAACCCGCAGATGTTGCCATTTCCACTTCCAGGGAACTCTGATTCAGATGGTACAGCGATTATGGTCTCGCTTGAGAATCCCCAACCTGAAGATCTAGACAACGTAATAGAGATCATTCGGACTGTAGAAAAACAGAGTGATCGCTTGAGTTTGAAAACAGCTGAGGTACAGTTCGAGTTAGACAACTGCACTGGGCTAGAGCAAGAAACCTATCAAGCAGCAGTGAAGGATGCCCAAAATCGAGCCCAAGCCATTGCTGACTCCATTGGAGCTACCCTTGATATCCCTGCGGTATCAGAACCCTTTTATTCCCTTGCCTTACCCGGTTGTTCGATAAAAACGTTCTCCTTTTTAAATGAACCGCAAACCTACGAACCCGGCATGGCAACAGAGTTGCAGATCACTCGTCAACTCTTTTTCACCTATCCGATTACTAAAGCATTGCAATAG